From a single Brassica oleracea var. oleracea cultivar TO1000 chromosome C5, BOL, whole genome shotgun sequence genomic region:
- the LOC106292382 gene encoding glutathione S-transferase T2-like has translation MDYIDEIVDKCLIVLLFNALKLLFNALKLPFPLSHLLKSVLLLCLQYISYRVLPFPLSHLSYYLSLFLELASEMDSYPSSQTSKFVDLLNSQQSISFGNYEDSVSQASSQAVGTKDGGDTGTQRRERRRWTPADDIVLISVWLNTSKYVVVRNEQKSSTFWSRVAAYYSASRQDGEGQRGVLHCKQRWHKINDLVCKFCGAYEAASREKTNGQNENDVLKLAHQILYTNHKKKFFLEYAWKELRNDQKWCEAVSAKNEGIPKKRKCELFKLSTN, from the coding sequence ATGGATTACATTGATGAAATTGTGGATAAATGTCTTATCGTTCTTCTCTTCAATGCGTTGAAGCTTCTCTTTAATGCGCTGAAGCTTCCCTTCCCACTTTCTCATCTATTAAAGTCTGTCCTTCTCCTCTGTCTTCAATACATTTCTTACCGTGTTCTTCCCTTTCCACTTTCTCATCTCTCTTATTATCTTTCTCTCTTCCTTGAGCTTGCTTCCGAAATGGATTCTTATCCATCTTCCCAAACCTCAAAATTTGTTGACTTACTTAATAGCCAACAAAGCATTTCGTTTGGTAACTACGAAGATAGTGTCTCACAAGCTTCATCACAAGCTGTTGGAACCAAAGATGGTGGAGACACTGGTACACAGCGTAGAGAACGGCGGAGGTGGACGCCTGCGGATGATATTGTCCTCATTAGCGTGTGGCTTAACACAAGCAAATATGTCGTGGTTAGGAATGAGCAAAAATCAAGCACTTTCTGGTCAAGAGTAGCAGCTTATTACTCGGCAAGTCGTCAAGATGGTGAGGGCCAGAGGGGAGTCCTGCATTGCAAGCAACGTTGGCACAAGATCAATGATCTTGTGTGCAAATTCTGTGGCGCCTACGAAGCTGCAAGCAGGGAGAAGACCAACGGTCAAAATGAGAATGATGTACTCAAATTAGCACATCAAATACTCTACACGAACCATAAGAAGAAATTCTTCCTCGAATATGCTTGGAAAGAGCTGAGGAACGACCAGAAGTGGTGTGAGGCGGTGTCTGCTAAAAACGAAGGAATTCCAAAAAAAAGAAAGTGTGAACTCTTCAAGCTCTCAACCAACTGA
- the LOC106292383 gene encoding ATP-dependent DNA helicase PIF3-like codes for MNLTIEQIKNIALTEIKNHLLSNGRSLKKWPHMPKPEDFGSYNGNRLIDDELKYVVEDQLKENERLMAMITDEQRGVYEQILDAVLTDSGGVFFLYGYGGTRKTFVYRALSSAIRSRGMIVLNSASSGIAALLLEGGGTAHSRFGIPIDADEFSTCKKMEPGSDRAELVKAVKLIVCDEAPMMSIHCFETLDRTMRDIIRSSEEKPFGGKVVVFGGDFRQILPVIPG; via the coding sequence ATGAACTTGACCATAGAGCAGATCAAAAATATTGCTCTTACTGAGATCAAAAATCATTTGCTCAGCAATGGTCGTAGCCTCAAGAAATGGCCCCACATGCCAAAGCCAGAAGATTTTGGCTCTTACAATGGCAATCGCCTTATAGATGATGAGCTTAAATATGTTGTGGAAGATCAGCTAAAGGAAAATGAAAGACTTATGGCGATGATAACAGATGAGCAAAGAGGGGTATACGAACAGATTCTGGATGCAGTTTTAACTGATAGCGGTGGAGTGTTCTTTCTTTATGGTTATGGAGGCACAAGAAAAACCTTCGTATACAGAGCACTCTCATCAGCGATCCGATCTAGAGGTATGATTGTTCTAAATTCTGCATCAAGTGGAATTGCAGCATTGTTGTTGGAAGGAGGTGGAACCGCACATTCTAGGTTTGGTATTCCGATAGATGCAGACGAATTCAGTACTTGCAAGAAAATGGAGCCAGGATCAGATCGTGCAGAATTAGTTAAAGCGGTAAAGTTAATTGTATGCGATGAGGCGCCTATGATGAGCATACACTGTTTCGAGACGTTGGATCGTACAATGCGTGATATTATAAGATCTTCTGAAGAAAAACCTTTTGGGGGTAAAGTTGTTGTTTTCGGTGGAGATTTCAGACAGATTTTACCGGTTATACCTGGGTAG
- the LOC106293567 gene encoding isocitrate dehydrogenase [NAD] catalytic subunit 6, mitochondrial isoform X2, translating into MAAFLARRLLGTPTSSSSALISASRAFSSSTTPIKATLFPGDGIGPEIAESVKQVFTAADVAIDWDEHYVSTEVDPRTNSFLTRESLQSVLDNKVGLKGPMATPIGKGHRSLNLTLRKELNLYANVRPCYSLPGYKTRYDDVDLITIRENTEGEYSGLEHQVVKGVVESIKIITRKASMRVAEYAFLYAKTHGRKKVSAIHKANIMRKTDGLFLQCCDEVAEKYPEIEYEKVVIDNCCMMLVKNPTLFDVLVMPNLYGDIISDLCAGLVGGLGLTPSCNIGEDGIALAEAVHGSAPDIAGKVAH; encoded by the exons ATGGCAGCATTTCTCGCTAGACGGCTTCTCGGCACTCCAACGTCTTCCTCCTCAGCGCTCATTTCCGCTTCTCGAGCCTTCTCCTCCTCCACCACTCCGATCAAAGCAACCCTCTTCCCCGGCGACGGGATCGGTCCCGAGATCGCCGAATCCGTCAAACAG GTGTTTACCGCCGCTGACGTGGCAATTGATTGGGACGAGCATTACGTTAGTACTGAAGTGGATCCGAGAACCAATAGTTTCTTGACGCGGGAGAGTCTTCAGTCCGTGCTTGATAACAAGGTTGGCTTAAAAGGACCTATGGCTACTCCCATTGGGAAGGGTCACCGTTCCTTGAACCTTACTCTTAGGAAAGAGCTGAATCTCTATGCTAATGTTAGGCCTTGTTACAGCCTCCCTGGGTACAAGACCCGTTATGATGACGTTGATCTTATTACTATTCGTGAGAACACTGAAGGAGAGTACAGTGGGCTTGAGCATCAG GTGGTTAAGGGTGTGGTGGAGAGTATTAAGATTATTACACGTAAGGCGAGTATGAGAGTTGCGGAATATGCTTTTCTCTATGCTAAGACTCACGGAAGGAAGAAAGTTTCTGCTATTCATAAAGCCAATATTATGCGGAAAACTGATGGTCTTTTCCTTCAG TGCTGTGATGAGGTAGCTGAGAAGTATCCTGAGATAGAATACGAGAAGGTTGTTATTGACAACTGCTGTATGATG CTTGTGAAAAATCCAACACTTTTTGATGTCTTGGTGATGCCAAATCTCTATGGAGATATTATAAGCGATTTGTGTGCTGGACTAGTTGGGGGACTAGGACTGACTCCAAG TTGTAATATCGGGGAGGATGGTATTGCCCTTGCTGAAGCTGTGCACGGGTCTGCACCAGATATTGCTGGAAAG GTAGCTCATTGA
- the LOC106293567 gene encoding isocitrate dehydrogenase [NAD] catalytic subunit 6, mitochondrial isoform X1, producing MAAFLARRLLGTPTSSSSALISASRAFSSSTTPIKATLFPGDGIGPEIAESVKQVFTAADVAIDWDEHYVSTEVDPRTNSFLTRESLQSVLDNKVGLKGPMATPIGKGHRSLNLTLRKELNLYANVRPCYSLPGYKTRYDDVDLITIRENTEGEYSGLEHQVVKGVVESIKIITRKASMRVAEYAFLYAKTHGRKKVSAIHKANIMRKTDGLFLQCCDEVAEKYPEIEYEKVVIDNCCMMLVKNPTLFDVLVMPNLYGDIISDLCAGLVGGLGLTPSCNIGEDGIALAEAVHGSAPDIAGKNLANPTALLLSGVMMLRHLKLNKQAEQIHSAIINTIAEGKYRTADLGGTSTTTEFTKAICDHL from the exons ATGGCAGCATTTCTCGCTAGACGGCTTCTCGGCACTCCAACGTCTTCCTCCTCAGCGCTCATTTCCGCTTCTCGAGCCTTCTCCTCCTCCACCACTCCGATCAAAGCAACCCTCTTCCCCGGCGACGGGATCGGTCCCGAGATCGCCGAATCCGTCAAACAG GTGTTTACCGCCGCTGACGTGGCAATTGATTGGGACGAGCATTACGTTAGTACTGAAGTGGATCCGAGAACCAATAGTTTCTTGACGCGGGAGAGTCTTCAGTCCGTGCTTGATAACAAGGTTGGCTTAAAAGGACCTATGGCTACTCCCATTGGGAAGGGTCACCGTTCCTTGAACCTTACTCTTAGGAAAGAGCTGAATCTCTATGCTAATGTTAGGCCTTGTTACAGCCTCCCTGGGTACAAGACCCGTTATGATGACGTTGATCTTATTACTATTCGTGAGAACACTGAAGGAGAGTACAGTGGGCTTGAGCATCAG GTGGTTAAGGGTGTGGTGGAGAGTATTAAGATTATTACACGTAAGGCGAGTATGAGAGTTGCGGAATATGCTTTTCTCTATGCTAAGACTCACGGAAGGAAGAAAGTTTCTGCTATTCATAAAGCCAATATTATGCGGAAAACTGATGGTCTTTTCCTTCAG TGCTGTGATGAGGTAGCTGAGAAGTATCCTGAGATAGAATACGAGAAGGTTGTTATTGACAACTGCTGTATGATG CTTGTGAAAAATCCAACACTTTTTGATGTCTTGGTGATGCCAAATCTCTATGGAGATATTATAAGCGATTTGTGTGCTGGACTAGTTGGGGGACTAGGACTGACTCCAAG TTGTAATATCGGGGAGGATGGTATTGCCCTTGCTGAAGCTGTGCACGGGTCTGCACCAGATATTGCTGGAAAG AACTTGGCGAACCCGACAGCTTTGCTTCTGAGTGGAGTGATGATGTTGCGGCATCTCAAGCTCAACAAACAAGCAGAGCAAATTCATAGCGCCATCATCAACACAATAGCGGAGGGGAAGTATAGAACCGCTGATCTCGGAGGTACCTCAACCACAACAGAGTTCACAAAAGCCATCTGTGATCATCTCTAA
- the LOC106292675 gene encoding coatomer subunit zeta-3 — protein MSGTHDSCPLVKNILLLDSEGKRVAVKYYSDDWATNAAKLSFEKYVFSKTSKTNARTEAEITLLDSNIIVYKFAQDLHFFVTGGDDENELVLSSVLQGFFDAVALLLRNNVEKMEALENLDLIFLCLDEMVDQGVVLETDPNVIAGKVAMQSTEASGSLSEQTLTQALATAREHLARSLLT, from the exons ATGTCAGGGACTCAT GATTCATGTCCTTTGGTAAAGAACATTCTTCTTCTGGACTCTGAAGGGAAGCGTGTGGCTGTCAAGTATTACTCCGATGACTGGGCGACTAATGCTGCCAAGTTGAGTTTTGAGAAGTACGTATTCTCCAAGACCTCTAAGACCAATGCTCGCACAGAAG CTGAGATCACTTTGCTGGACAGTAATATTATTGTCTATAAGTTCGCCCAGGACCTTCACTTCTTTGTCACTGGAGGCGATGATGAAAACGAGCTCGTCTTGTCTTCGGTTCTTCAAGGCTTTTTCGATGCTGTTGCACTTCTTCTAAG GAACAATGTGGAAAAGATGGAAGCCCTTGAGAACTTGGATCTCATTTTTCTCTGCCTCGATGAAATGGTCGATCAGGG GGTGGTTCTTGAAACAGACCCAAACGTCATTGCGGGAAAAGTAGCAATGCAGAGCACAGAAGCTAGTGGTTCACTCTCTGAACAG ACACTAACTCAAGCACTGGCAACAGCTCGGGAACATCTGGCAAGAAGTCTGCTTACATGA